A section of the Prochlorococcus marinus XMU1402 genome encodes:
- a CDS encoding UDP-N-acetylmuramoyl-L-alanyl-D-glutamate--2,6-diaminopimelate ligase, which produces MRSIKLHKLLDLVGIIPSLDLIDHEINNISFNSKEVQKGTLFLGMPGLNVDGGKYCIEAIENGAEAAIIGSAAKEKIGSIDRERILVIEDNLDYIFGQIVAEFWNRPSRKLKLIGVTGTNGKTTITFLLEYLLKKLGKKTALFGTLFNRWPGFSEVASHTTDFADKLQKKLNAAVEAESEFAILEVSSHSIAQKRISGCEFEAAIFTNLTQDHLDYHSDMESYFQTKRKLFFPPYLIEKDGISVLNHDDPWISKLSSDLEKRSSLVSTKITESEFKNHDFFFVTDKKFTETGSTCIFHTPKEKIQLFVPLVGEFNLMNAIQAITILYKLNFSLKDLSKLIRSFPGAPGRMDKIEIDNDDVSRSLPTVIVDYAHTPDGLKKVLQSIKKLCKGKLITVFGCGGDRDLGKRPLMGSIAEEFSDQLFITSDNPRSEEPQKIVNDILMGIKKREKITIEIDRFKAINKSIEFANKEDIVLIAGKGHEDYQILNDKVINFDDRKIAYKLLKEKRKSQ; this is translated from the coding sequence ATGAGATCTATAAAATTACATAAACTTTTAGATTTGGTAGGAATTATTCCTTCATTAGATTTAATCGATCATGAAATAAATAATATTTCTTTTAACTCTAAAGAAGTACAAAAAGGAACTTTATTTTTAGGTATGCCTGGTTTAAATGTTGATGGAGGAAAATATTGTATTGAGGCAATTGAAAATGGTGCAGAGGCTGCCATTATTGGGTCTGCTGCAAAAGAGAAAATTGGATCTATTGATCGAGAAAGGATTTTGGTTATAGAGGATAATTTAGATTATATTTTTGGTCAAATTGTCGCTGAGTTTTGGAATAGGCCCTCAAGAAAACTTAAACTTATTGGTGTTACTGGTACAAATGGAAAAACGACAATTACTTTCTTATTGGAATATCTTTTAAAAAAATTAGGGAAAAAGACTGCATTATTTGGGACCTTGTTTAATAGATGGCCTGGCTTCTCAGAAGTGGCTTCTCATACAACTGATTTCGCCGATAAACTTCAAAAGAAATTAAATGCTGCTGTTGAGGCAGAATCTGAATTCGCGATATTAGAGGTAAGTTCTCATTCTATTGCTCAAAAGAGGATATCAGGATGCGAATTTGAGGCGGCTATTTTTACTAATTTAACTCAAGATCATCTTGATTATCACTCAGATATGGAATCTTATTTTCAAACAAAAAGAAAATTGTTTTTCCCACCTTATTTAATAGAAAAGGATGGAATTTCTGTATTAAATCACGATGACCCTTGGATATCTAAATTATCGTCTGATCTTGAAAAAAGATCTTCATTAGTGTCTACAAAGATTACTGAAAGTGAATTTAAAAATCATGATTTTTTTTTCGTAACAGATAAAAAATTTACTGAAACTGGCTCAACCTGCATTTTTCATACACCCAAGGAAAAAATTCAACTTTTTGTTCCACTTGTTGGAGAATTTAATTTAATGAATGCGATTCAAGCAATAACAATTTTGTATAAACTTAATTTTTCTTTAAAAGATCTATCAAAGTTAATACGATCTTTCCCTGGCGCTCCAGGGCGAATGGATAAAATAGAAATTGATAATGATGACGTTTCTAGATCACTTCCAACAGTAATTGTTGATTATGCCCACACGCCTGATGGATTGAAAAAAGTTTTGCAATCAATTAAAAAACTTTGTAAGGGAAAACTCATTACTGTTTTTGGCTGTGGAGGAGATCGAGATCTTGGTAAAAGGCCTTTAATGGGATCAATAGCTGAAGAGTTTTCTGATCAACTTTTTATAACTTCAGATAATCCAAGATCAGAAGAACCACAAAAGATAGTAAATGATATTTTGATGGGTATAAAAAAAAGAGAAAAAATAACAATTGAGATTGATAGATTTAAAGCAATAAATAAATCTATTGAATTTGCCAATAAAGAAGATATTGTTTTAATTGCAGGAAAAGGACATGAAGACTACCAAATTCTCAATGATAAAGTTATTAATTTTGATGATAGAAAAATAGCTTATAAATTATTAAAAGAAAAAAGAAAATCTCAATAA
- a CDS encoding SDR family NAD(P)-dependent oxidoreductase, translating into MKGLALVVGAGGIGTQIAKDLSESEKDLEVVLCGRKSEFNSFWELDIEDSQSLLQLKNKISNQPSKLRLVVNATGRLHSDSLQPEKRLQHLDKKNMMESFSINAFSPILLAKAIEEFIPKDLDFNFASISARVGSIGDNQTGGWYSYRAAKSAQNQFFKSLSIEWARRFPKATITLLHPGTVDTDLSRPFHKFVPEHKLFSKEKSSQFLINIIKNQSPESTGKFIAWDSSEIPW; encoded by the coding sequence ATGAAAGGCTTAGCCTTAGTTGTAGGCGCAGGTGGAATTGGAACCCAAATAGCTAAAGATCTGAGTGAAAGTGAAAAAGATTTAGAAGTTGTTTTGTGCGGAAGAAAAAGTGAATTTAATTCTTTTTGGGAATTAGATATAGAGGATTCTCAATCCCTTTTGCAGTTGAAAAATAAAATATCAAATCAGCCTTCAAAATTAAGGCTAGTTGTTAATGCTACAGGTAGACTTCATAGTGATTCTCTTCAACCAGAAAAAAGATTACAACATCTTGATAAAAAAAATATGATGGAAAGTTTTTCAATAAACGCCTTTTCTCCTATTTTATTAGCTAAAGCGATTGAAGAATTTATACCAAAAGATTTGGATTTTAATTTTGCAAGTATAAGTGCAAGAGTTGGTAGCATTGGAGATAATCAAACTGGAGGTTGGTATTCATATAGAGCTGCAAAATCTGCGCAAAATCAGTTTTTTAAATCTTTAAGTATTGAATGGGCTAGACGTTTCCCAAAGGCTACTATCACATTGCTTCATCCAGGAACAGTAGATACTGATTTATCTAGACCTTTTCATAAATTTGTTCCAGAACATAAATTATTTAGTAAAGAAAAATCCTCCCAATTTTTGATCAATATTATTAAAAATCAATCCCCAGAATCTACTGGAAAATTTATTGCTTGGGATAGCTCAGAAATACCCTGGTAA